Within Deltaproteobacteria bacterium, the genomic segment GGATACTCGTTCGCATCCATCACCGTATCGCGAAGGCCTCCCACCGCATGGACCAGGGGAATGCTTCCATAGCGGAGACTGTACATCTGGCTCAGACCGCAGGGTTCGAAACGGGAAGGCATCACAAAGAAATCCGACCCGGCCTCGATTTGATGGGCAAGAGCCAGATCAAAGTTGATTTGCACCGCAATCTTTTCAGGATGTTGTCGAGCAAGTTCCTTAAGTTTTTCTTCCAGCACAGGATCTCCGCTTCCCAGGAAAACCCATTGAGCCTCTTGATCTATAAGAGTCGGAATTGTTTCCGCGAATAAGTCGATTCCTTTTTGTGGCACCAATCGACTGATGGAGGCAAAAAGAGGAATGCCTGGATGAACAGGAAGCTTCAGTTTCTCCTGTAAATAGGCTTTGCATTTTTCTTTCCCTCCCGGATTTGTTGCAGAAAAAGGAGCAGGCAAATTGGGATCGTGATCTGGGTTCCATTCCTCCCTATCCATTCCGTTGAGAATGCCAGAAAAACAATTCTTGCGATCCCTAAGAACTCCATCCAGTCCGCAACCTCCTTGTGGAGTAAGCACCTCTCGAGCATAGCTGGGAGAAACAGTTGTAACGGCATCTGCAGCCAAAATTCCTGCCTTCATAAAATTGAGGCGACCATAAAATTCCAAAAAACGTGGTGTGAAATATTTTTCATCTAATCCTAAAAGGGGGTAATTATTTCGCTCAAACTGCCCCTGATAGGCCAAATTATGAATGGTCAGCAGGGTTCGAGTCTTTTGAAAAAAAGGATCCGCCCAATAGATCGTCTTCAGATAAAAGGGGATCAACGCCGTATGCCAATCGTGCAGATGAAGGATCTCACAGGGTAATTTTAGTTGTTTGAGAAGTTCGAGAGCCCCTCGATTGAAGGCCGCAAACCGGGCACAGTTGTCCGGATAATCTTTTCCCGCTTCCCCATAGAGTGAATCCCGCTCAAAGAACTTTGGAATATCCAGCAAATAAATGGGGAGCCCCGCCTCATGCTTTAGCCTCCAGACTTGAGCCAGCAGCATGTCAGACCCCAGTGGAATATTTATTTCGATTTCCATTTTTTGCAGAAGATGGCGTGGAACCCTTCCATGTTTTGGCAAGATGACTACTGGATTCACGCCCAAGCTGCCCAAGGCCTGACTCAGCGAAGCCACCATATCTCCCAGCCCACCTGTTTGGGCCAAAGGAGTCATTTCAGAAGAAACAAAAGCCACACGCATAAGCACTCCTGATCAAAATCATCCCCGTTTTTGATGCATCTCATGGTTACAAATGAATCACAACGCTACTGACTTAAGCGTTGGGGGCTTTGTTTTCAAATTTAAAATGCGCAGCTTAAAGGGAATTCTTATGCACACAGCAAATCATTTATGGGCCCTTGTATTGGCGGCGGGAGAAGGTAAACGAGTACAGTCTTTAAGCCGCGATTCCCAAGGACTTGCTGTTCCCAAACAATTCTGCAGCTGGGGGACAGGTCGGAGCATGCTCCGTTGGGCCGTGGACCGGGCGATGGCCTGGGTTCCTCCCGAAAGAACTGTGGTCGTCACCGCCTTTGAACATCGACGTTGGTGGAAGCCCGAGCTGCAAGAATTTCCGGAGGAGAACATTATCGTACAACCTAAAAACCGGGGGACGGCCATTGGAATCTTGTTGCCGCTCCTGCACATTCTTCAGAGGGATCCGCGGGCGACTGTTCTTGTTTTTCCTTCAGATCACTTCGTGGAGGAAGAAGAGGTCCTGGAAGAAGCCATGGGCAAGGCCTTGCAAGAGATGCGATGGATAACAGATTCTTTTATCTTGTTCGGAATGAGTCCCAACAGTGCGGATTCAGAGTATGGTTGGATTATCCCTTCGGAAAATTCAGAAGGCCCTCTGCAAAGTGTAAACTTATTTGTAGAAAAACCAAACCAAGATCTTGCCTCAGCCCTTTTAAAAAAAGGGGGATTGTGGAATAGTTTTATGTTTGCGGCCAAAGGGAATAGCTTGCTGCGCCTCTATCTGCGGAACTTTTCAGAGTTGGTTATTTTATTATTAAAAGAATTTAAAAATCTCCCCCTGCTCTATGAAGATTTCCCCACCCTCGATTTTTCACGAGACATTCTGGAACACAACATTTCAGATTTGAGGGTGTTCCCGGTTCCTTACTGTGGATGGAGCGACTTGGGCACCCCTGAACGATTGAACGCTTATCTGTATCGGAGCCAAGAAAATCGCTATGTTTCAAGTGCCGAGATACAAATTTAAAGGTTTCACTTTACTAGCGGATAAAACTTTATAAGACATTAACAGGAAAACTTTGTCATCTCGAACGGAGTTTACGGAGTGAGAGATCCAGTGGATGCAATTGAGACACCCACTGGATCTCTCGCTTCACTCGAGATGACGCGCACTTTAATTCAAATTTATCCTGTAGCAAGAGGCCTCACATATCTCTCATAGATCTGCCGGCCATTGCCTTCTTCGGGAAGGTTACTCTCTGCCTTGCCCAGCAGAGTCAGGAAAGATTCCTCGAGATCTTTCTCAAAAAGTTTCCGAGCAAGCTGCAAAACTTTTCCGGCATACTGGAGGATCTGAACGCTTTCCAAGCCCGACAGATCATCAAAAAACCAGCCACAGCTGCTGTACATCAGCATGGCATAGCGTTGAAGCTCCAACAGTTTTAACACCGTTTTTTTCTCGGTTTCACTAATGCCTCCCCTGGCATGGCGATATAAAAACTTGAGCCACTGGGGCTCAGAGGGATCCAGAATCAAATCAATAAAATCATTCCGTGCGGCCCAGGGGTCTCGCAAAAAATGACTGGCTTCTTTTTCGTAGAGAGGAACGCAGGCATCTCTCAAGTAGTCGAGTGCCTCTCGCAGAGGGGCACGCCAGCCCTGATTCCAATCCGCAGATCCCCCGCCGCTGTTACAGCCACAGTCTGCACGCCAGCGCTCGATGCCATGACTGCAACTCCAGGAAGTATTTTCAACAATTTCTACTGTATCCGTGGGAGGAAATTTTTCCAGATACTCCGCATAATTGGTGATCTGGGCCACTTGCCGGGCTTCAATCCAGTCCATCGCATAAGCCAGGGCCATTTCTCCAAAGCGATGATGATGGCCATAAGACTCTCCATCCGTCGCCAGATGCAGTAACTCCGCTTTTTCGGAGTCTTCGGAGAATGCCGAAATCAAACGCTGTGCAAAATGATCTCCATTCGAAAGCAGATTTTCAAAGGCCACGGCCTTGGAAATGGAGGCCTCGTAGAAAAATAAAGAGATGCTTTTTCCTGAGGGAAACTTGAGCAGATAAGGAGTTTTTGAATCCATTTCTCCCCCTTCGGATTTTCGCGCCTGATGCGGAGCAAGAATCGTAAATTGAATCCCCAACTCTGCAAGCATTTCCAGACTTTCCAAATCGACTGCAGTTTCCGGCAACCACATTCCTTCGGGCCTGCGACAAAAGCGAAACTCGAAATCCCTGATCCCCCAAAACACCTGGGTGTATTTATCTCGCGCATTTGCGAGAGGCATAATCAAATGATTATAAGCCTGAGCTATGGCGTTTCCATGCCCGGAAAACATTTTTTGGCTCTCTTGATCGGCCTGTAAAATTGCCTGATAAACTTTAGGGGCTTTTTTTTGCATCCAGCAAAAAAGGGTAGGACCAAAATTAAAACTCATCTTCTCAAAGTTGTTTACGGTCTTTAAAACATGCCCTTCTTCATCTAGAATTCGAGCGACTGTATTAG encodes:
- the glgA gene encoding glycogen synthase GlgA; this translates as MRVAFVSSEMTPLAQTGGLGDMVASLSQALGSLGVNPVVILPKHGRVPRHLLQKMEIEINIPLGSDMLLAQVWRLKHEAGLPIYLLDIPKFFERDSLYGEAGKDYPDNCARFAAFNRGALELLKQLKLPCEILHLHDWHTALIPFYLKTIYWADPFFQKTRTLLTIHNLAYQGQFERNNYPLLGLDEKYFTPRFLEFYGRLNFMKAGILAADAVTTVSPSYAREVLTPQGGCGLDGVLRDRKNCFSGILNGMDREEWNPDHDPNLPAPFSATNPGGKEKCKAYLQEKLKLPVHPGIPLFASISRLVPQKGIDLFAETIPTLIDQEAQWVFLGSGDPVLEEKLKELARQHPEKIAVQINFDLALAHQIEAGSDFFVMPSRFEPCGLSQMYSLRYGSIPLVHAVGGLRDTVMDANEYPKQGTGFVLSSFTAQSLKELLLTAMHLYKNNPQGFKSLRQRAMLQDFSWEKSARAYLEIYRRL
- a CDS encoding NTP transferase domain-containing protein, whose translation is MHTANHLWALVLAAGEGKRVQSLSRDSQGLAVPKQFCSWGTGRSMLRWAVDRAMAWVPPERTVVVTAFEHRRWWKPELQEFPEENIIVQPKNRGTAIGILLPLLHILQRDPRATVLVFPSDHFVEEEEVLEEAMGKALQEMRWITDSFILFGMSPNSADSEYGWIIPSENSEGPLQSVNLFVEKPNQDLASALLKKGGLWNSFMFAAKGNSLLRLYLRNFSELVILLLKEFKNLPLLYEDFPTLDFSRDILEHNISDLRVFPVPYCGWSDLGTPERLNAYLYRSQENRYVSSAEIQI
- a CDS encoding DUF3536 domain-containing protein; the protein is MKRFICIHGHFYQPPRENPWSGEIEVEASAKPYPNWNERITTECYAPNTVARILDEEGHVLKTVNNFEKMSFNFGPTLFCWMQKKAPKVYQAILQADQESQKMFSGHGNAIAQAYNHLIMPLANARDKYTQVFWGIRDFEFRFCRRPEGMWLPETAVDLESLEMLAELGIQFTILAPHQARKSEGGEMDSKTPYLLKFPSGKSISLFFYEASISKAVAFENLLSNGDHFAQRLISAFSEDSEKAELLHLATDGESYGHHHRFGEMALAYAMDWIEARQVAQITNYAEYLEKFPPTDTVEIVENTSWSCSHGIERWRADCGCNSGGGSADWNQGWRAPLREALDYLRDACVPLYEKEASHFLRDPWAARNDFIDLILDPSEPQWLKFLYRHARGGISETEKKTVLKLLELQRYAMLMYSSCGWFFDDLSGLESVQILQYAGKVLQLARKLFEKDLEESFLTLLGKAESNLPEEGNGRQIYERYVRPLATG